ATCCTGTATTATGGCCCCCATCGGTTTTCCCACTATTAATGTCAAGCTgacaggtctgtagtttcctgggtCATCCTTTGCCCCTTTATTAAACAACGGTGTCACATTTGCAATCTTCCAGTCCCCCGAGACTAATTCTGTGTTCAGAGGAGCCTGGAAAATTTCTGTCAACAGCTCCCTTAGCGCGCTCAGCAGTCTAGGATGCATCCCATCTGGGCCTGGCGACTTCTCTACCTGGAGTGCTTCCAGCCTTTTTAGCACCTCTACATCTGTCACTATAGTGCTTAGTTGCTCAACACACATTTTTAACTGGACCATTGTCACGATCTTCTAAGAGCAATGTCATTTAGTACCTCTGCCATACCCTCCACTTCAGTGAACAGGAGCTTCAATTTTTACTTTTTCACGAGACAATATTAGTGCAATGCTTTATAGCTCAGACGCATCTCAAAGATGCATATAACCTTTTAAAATTTGAAGTAAAAGTATATGCATTCTGAGTATGTGTAGTTCCCAGAATTTTGAAACTGAAGATGACATCCCTTGCTTTTTCTGTGCCTTTGGGGGGAAAAAACACCACTGTTGAAATGCCTTTGCTTTAAAAATTGAATGACAATACAATTGTATTTCATAGTTCATGTGACACTGCAGATTTTGCACCCACAAAAAGCTTCTGTCGTGGTCCCAAGCATGTTCCAGTTGTCTCCTAAAATGATTTTAGATGTTATTTTGTATTAAATATTTGTTTCAACATCAATTTTAAACAAAAATGCTGTCTTTTCAAAATTATACTGCAGTTAACTTGATGTGAACATATCCTGGCAAAAAGCATCGCTATTGTTGACTTGTTGACACAACCTTTCAACAACAGTTCTGCGTTTTCCTGGAGGAATTTTACTTGGAATCTTGCAGTTAATCCACAAGTGTGGCCAGCATGTTGGAACAAAAGCTCTAGTCTACACGTTGAACAAACAAAATATTTTAGGAAGGTTTTGTCTCTAAATTTTGGTTCCAACTAACAAATCTTTGGGGAAAGTGTTACATGATCAAATATCATAAACTGCATGGAATCAAGGTGTGATTTATGGTGCGTTAAATCTCCTGGCACATCAATGAGATCAACTTTCTGTGTATAGTACTTGTACTGTTGACAAAAGCCCAAGGTAAATTAATTTTTCATTAATTTATTTGCCCTGCTACACAATTTTCGAAGCTTTGTTGAATGAGATTTCACCTTGAATTGTGTACATTATTTGAAACTTGGTTGATGTATGATTATGCTGTGACATAAGAAATTAGATGTtcccatattttaaaaaaatctagtaTCATGTTTTAAGGTGGTGATTGCTTTTGCCTGTATTTTAAGAAACCAAAAATCAAGCTTAAAAAATGTACTTTTGAAGCAAGATGCTGCACTTTCAAGCAAAGTAGAGATTAGGATTAAAATCTTCTGATTGCTCATTTTTTAACATGTTGGTTCCAATATTGTCAATGTATTGTGAATGGTCGACTATTGAAGATGTGTATTTTACATGGTTGCCTATTGGAGCTGTAGATGATGGGTACATTATAAAGAAGCTACTGCATTTACTTTTGATCACTGAGCCATCGAAATGAGATGGTATTACAATATCTGCATATTAAAAGCAACTAAGCACTACTTGTACATATGTATGACAACACCACAGCAGATTTTGCCATACAGTTAAGTCATCCTTTATTGCTACAGGGCGATATCTAGTCACTGAGCTAAATTGCCATGTTAGCGCTAATTTGCATGTGGAAGATGTCTTTGAAAATCAGCATACCATTTGGTTTAATGGATTGGGTCAGCAACAAGGCAGTCCCAGCTCAATAATTGGAACTGCCTTGGAAACTTCCAAAGTTTAGGGGGAAAAAAATGTATACTGCGGCTGATATAGAATACTTGTTCATTTTGAAGGTTTGATTCAATAGTTGTACCTGTGTTTCTCTCACTTAGTTGAGCAATGATTTGGAAGTGTAATTCAGTTTGTGACATATGATTTATTGAGGTATTCAAAGTAACCTCCTGCAAACGTTTGCAGGCCAATCACTTCGTCAGTGATTTGGCTTTGGTTTGATCCCTGTCTGCTTGTTCCAATAGTTCAAGAGGATATAAAGCCTCTCCTTGTACTAGTTGAAAAGGGGGAGGAAACTCTCCAAATACCCTGGCCAATGTGCTTTTCTCGATTGAACTAAGTAGAAATAGATTTACTGTCTTCCTCCCTTTTTCAATACGTCAGGTCTTTCTGTTTGCAAGTTAGTGTTTAAATaattgactgcatttcaaaagtaattagtTGCACTTGGAGCAATTTAAGATGTTATGATTTGATTGTAGCACTAAATGAATGCAAATTCTATTTACTGCTGGCTTAATTTTAGTTATTCAGCCAATGCAGGGGGTATTCAGAATTTAATGGAACTTGGCATTGCATTGACTAAACCTAGGTTATTTTATTAGTGAAAAAAGGTTTggagatttgaattcaaatatGCAAATGGTAGCATGAAAAAATATTCTATTTATCCAGGAGTTCTATTCAATAATTGGTAAAATTCTGTTTTGTTTCTGATATGTATTAATTTCTGGTTTATTTAAGCTATGGTACAGGATTGGGTATAGTCTTATTTCTGAACTGTTACTTCTCAGTTTGTTTTAATATTTTTTCTTATGTCCTTAGATACGTGTTTAACCTATGGATAaagttggaaagatgtggagcaatttaaaatacagatgtcaGAACCTTTTTGTTAATGAAGATGGAGGTCGAAATGAAAATGACTTAAACTGTCAATGTTCAGTTGGTAAAAATGCAAATGTGCAAGTTGGCGATCTGCCTCAGCAACGTTCAAGTCCATTAAATAGACATGGAACTATACCACTGGTTACAGACACATGTCTAAAAGCAGACAGAAGGAATAGAAACTGTGTATCTGATGTCCCAGAGATTGTTGAAGCTGATTTAGATAAAGAGAATGAAAATTTAGCTGCTGCACCAGAGTCTCATCTTGTTAGGAGAGACTCTTACTCCCGTCATGCTCCATGGGGTGGGAAGAAGAAACATTCTTGCTCTACAAAAATGCAAATGTCTTTTGATACAGATAAACGCTTTAGTCGAACAAGGTATGGGTTACAGAGACGTGAAAGACGATACGGTGTAAGTTCCATACATGATATGGATAATTTGTCTAATCGAACTATCACACGACAATCTATACGCCAGCGTTTTCAAGAAACTGTAGGATTGTGTTTTCCACTGCGAACACATAATAAACAGTCTAAGGGCTTATCCTCAAGCAGGAGAAAAATATTGCTCTCTGAACTGATGCTTGAAAAATGTCCTTTTCCAGCTGGCTCTGACTTAGCCCAAAAATGGCATCTTATTAAGCAACACACTGCTCCCGTTAGCTCACAATCAGCCTGCTGGCTTGAGACGTTTGATCCAACTTTTGCCtctgcagaagatgaagaagatcggCTTCGAGAAAGACGAAGGCTCAGCATCGAGGAAGGGGTCGATCCTCCTCCCAATGCCCTAATACACACCTTTGAATCCACTgcacaaattaatcaaacatacAAGTTGGGACCAAAGTTGGCACCTGGGATGAGTGAGCTTTCTGGTGACAATCGAGGAATGCCAAATGGAGATTGGGACTCTGAAGAGGACACCACAACTCTGTGTCTCCAGGCACGCAAACAGAAAGCACGACACATGCCAGGAGAAAACTTTAGTCACTCTGCCAGACCTGGGCCCTGGAAAGTGCACACGCAAATTGATTACATTCATTGTCTAGTGCCGGACTTGCTTCAGATTACAAGTAACTCTTGTTACTGGGGAGTGATGGACCGTTATGAAGCTGAGGCTCTCCTTGACGGCAAGCCTGAAGGCACCTTTTTACTCAGGGATTCGGCACAAGAGGACTACCTTTTCTCCGTAAGCTTCCGCCGTTATAACCGCTCTTTGCATGCCAGGATCGAGCAGTGGAATCACAATTTTAGTTTTGATGCCCATGACCCCTGTGTTTTTCACTCCACTACAGTAACCGGCCTTCTGGAACATTATAAGGATCCCAGCTCATGCATGTTTTTTGAACCATTGCTAACTGTTCCACTGACCAGGACTCTTCCTTTCAGTCTGCAGTACATCTGCCGTGCAGCCATCTGCAACTGTACAACATATGATGGGATAGATGCACTTCCACTTCCCCCACCTTTACAAGAGTATCTGAAAGAGTACCACTACAAGCAGAAAGTAAGGGTGCGGTGGTTAGAGTGAGAACTATCGAAGGCCAAATGAGAGTTGCACCCTTTGATTCTTGGCTTTTTTAAATTGCCGAAAAGTTGCTTACTTATGGGATATTATGAAAGTTGCAAATTTATTTGGAAAGAATTAATTCTTTCTGAATTATTCGAGGCTTGAATTGACTTAGTGTGTGGTTTCTCTTTCAGGTACTTGAGCACTTTGTGGTGTCTGATTTTCAGTGGATATCGCGGATCCACCTACAAATCAATGTGCATGTATTTATTATGTTGGCGTTTAGGGATTTACTAGCTTTTGAAGTTGTCTGTGTGCAGGATATGGTCAAAAAGGAATCGTTGATTCAGGGCAACTTTGGGGCTCCAGAATTGGGGCAGAGGTTTCAGAGTATGCACATTCAGTGTAGGATCTTGGAAATCATGTGATAGAATTTGAATCAAATTTTAATGAGACTCCGTCATTTCGGAGATTAAACACCACTTTTGTGTAGGATTGTCATTCTGGCATTTAACCTGGATGATGGTAACCAAACTggaagaattttattttatttagctCTTTGATAAATTTTTTTTTTGACTAATAGTTTCTTTGGAGTAGCTTCAGGATAATTGGGTACCAGATAAAACAGTGCAGCCTGAGTGTTTGCCTGAGGGAGTACTGAACTTTCAGAGGTGCTATCTTTGAGAAGAGATGTTAAATCAAGTAACTGCTCCCTCAGAtgtacataaaagatcccataacACTATTTTGAATAATAGCAGAGGAGTTATCCCCAATCTCAAAGCCAATATCTGTCCTTCAGTTAACACCAGTAAAAACAGATTAATGTGGTGAATATCTCACTGCtgcttgtggaagcttgctgcacataaattggctgccacgtttttTGCAGTACAACAGTAAAGCACTTTGTTTGGGGTGTCCCGAGGTTccgaaaggcactgtataaatgtaagtctttttaTTTTTGACCGTTGTCTGACTCTTGAGATTGCTACCTTGAAATCATTTCCAAGCATTTCTTTTGAAGGGAAGGGGCAGCTTCTGTTTTGTTCCTTTCTTGGGTGTCAAGATGGACATTGGCTAAAATGGTCCTCACAGTTTTTACACCAATGAAAAGTTAATTGAACTTATGAATGACCAACTATAGATTATCACTCAATGGATTCTACTTTCTGATTGCCAATGTAaaatctgtttgaacagtttaggaAAACTCCTTGTAACTATAAGATTGGAGTGGAGGAATCCAGATGAAGCATACAAATGGTTTGTTTTACAGCCTGTGAGCAGGAATCCAGGCTGAAGTTGTGTGGTCAGAGTATAACTGTTTGTTTTGCCAATTAAGGGTGGGTATAGGACCAGacaatataatttaaatgattgAGAAGTGCATTTAAAACTGGTTAGAAAAACTTTACTGCCCAAGAGGTTGTATTTGGAATAATTTGACAGAAAATAGAATAGATACTCAAACACTAGGGAATTGTAAAGCTGCAGCTTGGTCCTATGTTAAGGTAGAGGAGGAATGAACTTCAGTGCGCAGATTTCACTTCCTGTGTTTTGATTATAAATGGGAAATTGGATGCCCTTGTAAGTTTTCTTTAGTTGCTGTTGCCTTATTTTAACGGTAGCTTCTGCTGCAAATTGACAACAATGACAGCAATATTGTCGGTATTGTTTAACTTTAACTAAGACACCACAGAGCACAGGATAATGAACTATCTTTCTCTCTGTGCAAATGAATTTCCCCTCTTAGTATCACTTTTTTGATGAATATGGGGCCACTTCCAAATATATAGCTAGGGAGTAAGGTCAAGAATTTTTCATATTTGTATTAATTAGTTATATGGCTTTCTGCCATGTATTAATGTGAGTTTTAGGTGATTAAGGTTTTGCAGGGAATTTGTTCCCATTTTTAAAGTGACCATTAGATTATTTGGGACCCAAGACCAAGCATTTAAATTTCAAATATGGACTAAGCATTTAAGTGAACACCTTGTGAAGGGATTAACGTTTACTCTAAAGGTGAAAATTATAATCTCACCACATTTGTTAGCCTTTTGATTAGCCCACTTTGCCACAACAGGGCCAGTTTCACTTTTATTTCAAATAACATCCAGAGAAGTGTTTGATTTTTCATGTTCTCTTTGGATTCAAACTTTTAAAATATCCTTGTACTCGGAAGGATGTAAAGAAAATGTTTTATTATGTACTTGTTCCAAAATGAATTAACTGATATTTCTTAAATCTAGCCTTGTTCTTGTATCACAAATGAAATTGCTGCAACAGTGACTAGAAGCTCAATAGTTGCTCTGCTTTTTGCCAAGTAGCCGTGCTAGGTAGCCACTGCAATTTTGGTAGCCCATTCCTATCCAAGATTAGCTCAGTTGGTCCTGTGTGCACTGCAGCTTGTGTATTCCATGTTGTGCATCTTCCTTCTGTCACAAAGGAAAAAAAGAGTATTTAGCAGAGTAGCTTTATATCGTAGAAAAAAAACCAGGTATTTTGTTGAAGCAGATTGTTTCCTGTCCTTGTGCTGCTTTTAAATCTTGAATCTGCAGCCAGgattttaatttttaactgtttagATGACTGCTTGAGACACAGtgtgctgaagggcctcttcctgtgttgTAAAAGTTCTATTGGAAGGTGCCAACTTAATTCAATCTGTACTAGAAACTACAAACTTAGCTTCCAGATCATAGTGTTATGTGAAATCAGTTTCAAAAACTAAACATCAACAATTCTTTTATTCCATATTTTAGTTCTCAAGATATTATCACCTTTTTTGCGATGCTTGCTTTAATAGCACAATGGTTTTTTTACTAATGTGTGCTGTGCAAGTACTTCTAGAAAATCCTTAATCACCAAATATCCTTTCTAAGAGTTGTATGCTTATTTTTGTGACATACTGTCCGCAAGTGCTGTGAAACTGAACTTCAGCTTCATGGCATCAAAAATAGTTTTGAATTAGTTTATTTCAACTTGTAACTGAGCTATTCAGTAAACTTGCAAACACTACTGTTTCACATTTGTTCTAATGGTCTATTCTCATTATTAGTATAGAGGTCTGATTCTTGCCATACATATTATCAGGTAGTTTGGTTTAATGTGTTACTAGATGTGTAGAATGTGCACATTTAAGCTGTAACCATTTGTCACCAGCGTAGTTAACCTCCCACAAGTATGCATCTCTTCAACTGCATCtggtttttattttcatttatgtACCTGCACATGATTGTTAAATTAATCTAAACTCATCTGCAAAACAACCAGCTTTGTTGAGCCCTGGTGGTGCATACTTCCAAGTAATAGATTGGTTCAACCGTGTAAATTTGCTCTCTTCAGAGCATCTAATTGTTAATTGATATACGCCTCTGATCAGCACATGCACCTGATTTATACTTGAGGTGCTTTTGAAAGCAATAATTTGTTTAAAGAGCATGCTTATCAGATGTTCAGTAATGATCCTGAAACTTGAAGCATTATATGCTGTTTTACTTTTTTTTCCAGCTGAAAGGAATCTTATTGACAGATTTTCAGTTTCTGGTTGATCTTTTTACTCAGGTTGTTGAGGGTGGCATTGTGATGATAGCAGGGTCCAAACCCCTTATCTAGAAGTAATTAATTTTTCCTCCCAAACTGTTTCAATCTGCTCAGAAACTTTGACTTTTAAGGAAAAGATAAATCTGAAGGAAATTTTCTCCACAGACTTTCATCAAGTTGGAATGTAGCTGAAATAAAGTTTTTAAATCATATTAATTAAACCTTCATGTACAAATAAGATATTGCTCATCCAAAGAAGAGAATCAATGTAGGATATAGTTCTATTCAGAATTTTGCTCTTTACGGATGGGAAATAATTTCCATAAGGTGCTGTGCTTCAGGTAAATCAAACCAAGATGCGCACCTTTTCAGCTGGATATTACAGATTCTATGACCATTATTCAAAAAATTGAGAATTCTCCGGGTGTCCTTAACGTGTCTCTTCATTCAGTACAATTTGAaccagattaactggtcattgatCTGCCGGGTGTTTGAAATGGTGCTAATGTAGAATGGTTGCTGTGTTTGCCGAGGTATGTCATCATACTTCAAGAAGCAACTTGCattataaatgcaaatatttactTTGCATCTGCAGTGTTCTGCATTTACACCAATGCAATCGTGAGTAGAGGTCTATTGAGCCCTGCACTCGTCAAATTGCACTGGTTCTAATTGGTGCgaattcctgatttttttaaaaaaaagttgacaATGGATCTTTTCTAATAGAATCTTGAAATGTCTTTTGTGCCTTCGTTATTGTACAATTTTTCAGAATTTGAAGCTCTAATTTTTGTGGAGGTTAATCAAATGGGAGAATTAAATCAGTTTAAGTCATGGGTGTCCCTATATAATCAACCTTCCTGCACTAAGCTCCCTCCCAATCTACCCCTTATGACGGAGGTGTTTTCATTCTTTTTGCTGCATTTCATTCTCCTGTTATTTTTGGATCTCCAAGCTGCTTGACCTGAGCAAGTTATTCTATACTTCATAGTGGGATGGAGATCACTTGACCATTCAAGTCACACATTTCTAAAATGGTGGGTACCAATTTAATTCTCATGGGATAATTGTCTCCAATATGTGCATGCAAACTAAACAGCATTTGAACACTTGCTTAACTCCCACTAAGATTCTCAGCCTAAGTTGCTGCAGTAATATATTTTGATGCATTATTTTGGTCAAATTTGCATCTCCTATAAGCTTGGTAGCTCTTTCTGGCCTAAAGTTGAGCAATTCCTGTAAAAGCCAAATATAATTATCAAACCCGTCTGTTACACTTCTGTGTTTTACATAAACAATTTTCAAGTTGTTTTAAAGAGGTTGTGTCCTAATTT
The DNA window shown above is from Mustelus asterias chromosome 15, sMusAst1.hap1.1, whole genome shotgun sequence and carries:
- the LOC144504424 gene encoding suppressor of cytokine signaling 5-like, encoding MDKVGKMWSNLKYRCQNLFVNEDGGRNENDLNCQCSVGKNANVQVGDLPQQRSSPLNRHGTIPLVTDTCLKADRRNRNCVSDVPEIVEADLDKENENLAAAPESHLVRRDSYSRHAPWGGKKKHSCSTKMQMSFDTDKRFSRTRYGLQRRERRYGVSSIHDMDNLSNRTITRQSIRQRFQETVGLCFPLRTHNKQSKGLSSSRRKILLSELMLEKCPFPAGSDLAQKWHLIKQHTAPVSSQSACWLETFDPTFASAEDEEDRLRERRRLSIEEGVDPPPNALIHTFESTAQINQTYKLGPKLAPGMSELSGDNRGMPNGDWDSEEDTTTLCLQARKQKARHMPGENFSHSARPGPWKVHTQIDYIHCLVPDLLQITSNSCYWGVMDRYEAEALLDGKPEGTFLLRDSAQEDYLFSVSFRRYNRSLHARIEQWNHNFSFDAHDPCVFHSTTVTGLLEHYKDPSSCMFFEPLLTVPLTRTLPFSLQYICRAAICNCTTYDGIDALPLPPPLQEYLKEYHYKQKVRVRWLE